GTCATGGTGAAATGCGAGGACCATGGCAGTCCGACCCTTGGCTGCAGAAGCTGGCTCTAGGGATGTGGAACGTCACCTCTCTGACAGTGAGACCTGGAGGGGTGTGATTGGGAGGAAGGCCACCCCAATTTAAACCTGAGTGCTGCTTTCCTAGGAAGGCTGAGCAGTGTCATGCCTCTGTAATTGGCACACACCCTCTGGTCCCCCTTCTTCGTTCATGTATCCACAATGTTGTATTGATGTGGAAATGATAGTGAAAATGGTCCTTTCATCTAGCATAAATACAGTACAGATTAGGTCTATTGTTAGTTGGGTCACAacaattttagatttttaaaaagtgggttcCCTGAAAAAATATGGTAACCACTGTTCTAAAAACTCCTCTATTCTCAAAAAAGTGCCAGGACACTTCTGTATGCAGTCACACCTCTGCTGCTCCTACAAATGTTTCACTGTAAGAGCCCTGTTGAAAAAGATGAATGGAAACAGGGAACAGaaaagtgcttttactttgaaacagataaagcacatgtgtttgtgacacatacAACATAAAATGACGTTGATGGTTGTTCAGTGGAGCAAAGAGTGACCAGATGTAGTGAGGTGTCCACAGTAACAGGTGACGAGGGAGTcagggaggaaggaagagagggTTTGGTTGAGTTGGAGACAAAAGCGACTTTGGGAAAAACGATCTAAaggatcagtcacttaatcAGGAAGTAAGCCTATAAGCTCATGATCCCATGCCCCATTGTCATCAAACGATGTATTTTGTAATTATCTtgattgacagagagagactcatAGGAGCAGTAATAACAAACGATGCAATATAATTTGAActtaaggaaataaaataaaaagaaaataatactaCTGACGatagagttctcaacgggtcGGGCAGGCCCAACAAACCCAACAGGACCTGCGGGTTCGGGCCAGGTTCGGTCCAGAAAAATCAGCAAATGAGGCAGGTCGGGCCTTGGGCTTCCTTTTTTccgctcataaaacacatttcttgcagtttgtaaattgtatgttgtttgttgtgaatcatcaCTGTTCACGTGTGGATGGAGAGGGGCAGACCTGACACCACTGCATGTGTAACCCCCAACACCGTGGGCATGTTAGTGTTAGTTTTGGAGCCCTTTTATGATGCTCAGCGTGAACTGGAGGGGGACAAATATCCCACTCTGCATCTAGTGCTGCAATGGGCAGAACGACTCAGACTTCACTGCCAGCTAAATGCCAACAATACTGCACAGAACGCAGCCATGCGTCAACGGCATGTGCACCGGTTTTGCTCAGAACTCCACAAAGCCGTGACATTCCTGTGGCCAAAATTCAGCTAGTTGCAGATGCTGCCCACTGACCAAAGGGCAAATGTACAACAATATGTGAAGTCCTGCCTCTACTGGAGGGTCGCAGGGCCGtgtggtgccaatctcagttgacacAGGGCGACAGGCcgggaacaccctggacagttcaccagtccatcgcagggccacacagagatttacatttatattcacacctatggtcaatttagagtgtccaattttaccTAACTTGCaaaatccatgcagaaaggcattAGGGTTAGAAAAGGCAGAAAGCCCCTTGTTCCAGCCTGGgttcaaacccaggtcttcttgctgcaaaggcaggagcactaaccattacaccaaccGTCTGGTATAATGTTGACGTAATAACCATAATTCAATGTCGGCATCACATACAAGTACATTCACAAGATTTGACACATGGGTCGAGTTCTGGTGACGTTTATTGATATtctttaaacacaccttttGTGAACTGAATATTCTAATGAGCTTGAACAGTATTTCTAATCCTGACCTGCTCACCAGCAGAGAGATTAGGGTCACCTTTCACTACAGATGCACAAACATTGATTAAGTGTGTGGTTTGAAACATACAGACTTTATACTGCTTATACGTTGATTTGTCTTAATGTTAGGCATGTTGTTTAAGTATTTCTGATAATTTAAGAATGGATTCTTCTGATGTTGTTGCAGAGCagcttctttttaatgaatcaacAAATGTACCTGACATAACTGCAGTGACTATTTCATAtctattatgtatttttggtggctctttGTCAGTTCTCATATTGTTTGGAAACCTTCTTCTTATAATCTCCATTGTTTacttcaaacagctccacactcctacaaacttcctgatgctctctctggctgtggctgacctgCTAGTTGGAATTTTAGTTGTGCCTTTCAGTATCGTGCTCTTTGTGAAATATTGGTATGTTGAAGATTTACTTTGTAAGGTACGAGGCAGTTTAGATGTGTTACTGTGCAGTTCTTCCATTGTGAACTTGtgcttcatttctgttgacagatattacgcagtgtgtcagcctctgagatacagaattaaaataaatgtccgtgTTGTTGGGATCATGATTCTGGTGTCCTGGACTATTGCCACTCTAAATGGAATTATTTACACGTTAAAGACCccagacaaaggacaaaaaaacgagagatgttttttatttcaacagAAATCACAGAGTTCAATAGTTGTGGTAGTTTTTATTGGATTTGGCTTCCCAGCTATTTTGATGTCTTCAATCTACCTAAAGATTTTGATGGTGGCACAGAAACAGGCACACAGCATCCAGAGCATGGCAAAATCTACTGCAACTGTCAGTAAAGTGGAGAGAAAGGCGACTAAAACTCTGGCTATTGTGATGGGAATTTTTCTCATGAGTTGGACGCCTTTCTTTCTCGCTCTTAGCTTTCATCCTGTGAGCAATTATACAATACCATATCATGTACTTCAGTCATTTAAGTGGCTTGGATGGTCAAACTCAATGttcaatccatttatttatgctttcttttacagctggtttcgATCAGCTTTTAAGATGATCAttacagggaaaatatttaaagatgatgtttctaattctaaactttcttgattcattttatgattCACTGACTGATTTTAGTGATCAGGTCTGGCACTAAGGATGAATATATTATGTCTCATATCTCTGTATTCATCTCAT
The sequence above is drawn from the Solea senegalensis isolate Sse05_10M linkage group LG17, IFAPA_SoseM_1, whole genome shotgun sequence genome and encodes:
- the LOC122784117 gene encoding trace amine-associated receptor 4-like, which codes for MDSSDVVAEQLLFNESTNVPDITAVTISYLLCIFGGSLSVLILFGNLLLIISIVYFKQLHTPTNFLMLSLAVADLLVGILVVPFSIVLFVKYWYVEDLLCKVRGSLDVLLCSSSIVNLCFISVDRYYAVCQPLRYRIKINVRVVGIMILVSWTIATLNGIIYTLKTPDKGQKNERCFLFQQKSQSSIVVVVFIGFGFPAILMSSIYLKILMVAQKQAHSIQSMAKSTATVSKVERKATKTLAIVMGIFLMSWTPFFLALSFHPVSNYTIPYHVLQSFKWLGWSNSMFNPFIYAFFYSWFRSAFKMIITGKIFKDDVSNSKLS